TCCGCATGTGCAGCAATACACCCCGGAATGGGCAGAGAAGATCACATGGGTCAAGGCGGAGGATATCCGGAAGTTAGCCCGAATGTTCGCAGGCACAAAAGGGGCAAGCATCTTTCAGGGCACCTGCACGCAGGATCAGACGGCCAATGGCACGCAGAACAGTCGCGCCTTTGCGATCCTGCAAATCATTACGGGCAACATCAATGTTCCCGGCGCCTGGACAATCAGCCCGCGCATTGCCTTTGGCAACGCGGGGATTCGTGTGGATGGAGATCCGATAGGTTCACATAAGTATCCTCTCTTCTTTGAGGTATGGGGCCGCAAAAGCCCCTATGGGGTGGTGACGCTGGTTCCCGAAAGCATCCCCGACAAGCTGAAGGCATTCATTGTGGTAGGCGGCAATCCCCTTGTCTCCATGCCTGATACAAATGCCTTCACGGAAGCTTTCCGGAAGCTGGATCTTTTAGTGGTGCACGACCTGTTCATGACCGATACCGCCCGGGAGGCCCATTATGTGCTTCCGGCCTGTTCCCATCTCGAAAAATGGGGAGTGGCTTATACCTACAATGTTTGCCACTGCCTGCCTTTTTTGATGTTGCGGAAGAAATGCATTGAGCCGTATTACGACAGCTGGTCGGAATGGAAGCTTCTTACCGAACTTGCCCGGAGACTGGGCTTGGACGAATTCTTTCCCTGGAAGACGGAAGAAGAGCTTGTGGCTTTTGAACTTTCCAAGACAGGCCTTTCCTTCGATTACCTGCTTCATGAAAAGCCCGAAGGAGATTACTATCAACAGAAGGAATACGGCTTCAAGAGCGACCAGTTTTCAACCCCCTCGAAAAAGATAGAAATCTACAGCGAGGCACTGGAGAAGGTCGGGTTCGACCCGCTCCCCACCTATCTGGAGCCGTTGAGAAGTCCGGTGAACAGTTCCCCGGCATCGCTGAAGAAATATCCGCTGATACTTTCTACCGGGTTAAGAAGTCTCTATTACACCCACAGCCAGCACCGGGGAATTTCGGAGCTGCATGAAAAGAATCCGGAGCCCTTCTTTGAAATGGGTCCCCTTACCGCTGCGCAGTATGGGGTTATGGATGGAGATGGAGTGGAGGTTGAAACGAATCGGGGTAAAGTGACGATGAAAGCCCACGTGGACGAAAGGGTTGCAGAAGGAATGGTGATTGTGCCGCACGGCTGGACCGGTAAGGCCAACGTCAATCTGCTTACGGATGTTAAATGTCTGGAGCCCATCATGGGCTATCCGGATATGAAATCACTGATGTGTTCAATAAGAAAGATTTAGAAAAGCGGAAGGCGGATGTCGATCTTCAATGGTCGGCATCCAACCGCTCCTGCCGCCAGGGATTTTTGATAAACCTGATAAAAGCGGCGTGAGACAGACACCCTAACCCGGGTCTTGTCTCACACCGCTTTTAAAAAAACTCGATAGAGACTGTTTCCTATTTATCCGCAGCCGACGCCTGGGAAATCTGGGGAAACGCAAACGCTTCGGCTAAGACGAAAGCGGACTGCAAGGCCGATGTAGGACAGAGCGAGAAGCATTCCTTGCAGCTATCACACTCCTTAGAGGCTATCTCCGGCACAAAAACTATCTCTCTTGTCGTCCCCCTGTCAACAAAAGTAACAGCGTTTTTCTTCTTTATTTCAGCGCAATATCTTACACATAGGCCGCAAAGAATGCAAAAAGAAGGCTCTTTCCCAAAGCGGTTTTTGTCTGCCCCATACTCCGTTGTCAATGCTTGCAAAACCGGCGCATCAGGGGCATGTGCCAGCATCAGCTCCAGAATGGTTCTGCGAATATTGATTACATTCTCCGATTTTGTTCTTACCACTAAATTATCTTCTACCGGGCAGGAGCAGGCAGTGTCGAGATTTATTCTACCCTTTTTTTCTATTTCCACCGTGCAAATTCTACAGGCAGTATAGGGTTTCAACTTCTCATGATGACAAAGGGTAGGGATGGCGATGCCGGCGCTGAGCGCCGCTTCAAGAACGGTCATGCCCTCTTTTGCTTTTACCTCTTTGTCATCAATCTTCAAGGTGACTGCACCCATTTTTTTACCTCACTTGTCTATTATGATGGAGTAGAAGATATCAATTCCTTGCATACAAGCGCTGGGCAGCGTTTTTGCTCAATATGAGCCTCATACTCATCCCTGAAATATTTAAGGCTGCTGAGCAGTGGGTTAGCGGCGCCTTTGCCCAGAGCGCATAATGCCGCCCCTTGCTGAGCCGCAGCTATCATTTCTAAAAGCGCGATGTCGCCTTTTTTCCCCTTGCCCTCGGTAATGTTATTCAGAATCTTTATCATCTGCCGGAGGCCTTCCCGACAAGGGGTACACTTCCCACAGGATTCATTCGACAGGAACTTCAGAAAATATTTAACCATATCAACGATACAGGTATTTTCGGCCGTGACAATCAAACCAGGCCCCATTGTCAAGCCGACTTTCGTCAATTCCTCAAAATCAACCGGCAAGTCAAGCATGCTCTCCGGCACGAAACCTCCCAAGGGGCCGCCTACCTGGACTGCCTTGAATTTTTTATCTCCCGGAATGCCGCCGCCGATATCAAAGACAATCTTTCTAAAGGTCGTTCCCATCGGCACTTCCACCAAGCCGCTGTTGTTAATCATCCCGGCCAGCGAAAAAACCCTTGTTCCCTTGCTGCGGCTGGTTCCTATCTTCCCATACCAATCAGCGCCCCGATTGATTATAAGCGGAACATTGGCCCATGTCTGTAAATTGTTCAGGTCGGTCGGGCTAGCCCACAGACCCCTTTCCGTCGCGTGATCATACTTTGTGATGGGCTCGCCTACCCGGCCCTCCATTGAAGCCATAAGCGCCGTCGATTCTCCGCAGACATAGCCCCCGCCATCGATGCTAATCCGGATATTGAGATCAAAACCGCAACCTAAAATATTTTTACCCAGCAGGCCGTACTCCTCTGCTTGCTTAATGGCGGTCTGGGTATTTTCTACAGTCAGGGGAAATTCATCCCCCACAAAGACATATCCCTCATTCGCCCCGATAGCATAGGCGCCGATTATCATCCCCTCTAAAATACTGTGAGGATTTCCTTCCATCATTCTTCTATCGACAAAAGCGCCCGGGTCGCCCTCATGACAGTTGCAGATAATATACTTGGTTTCAGCCTCAGCATTGCGGCACGCTTCCCACTTTATGCCGGCAGGAAAACCGCCGCCGCTGCGTCCGCGCAGGTTAGACTGCTTGATTTCGGCGATCACCTGTTCCGGCGACATGTTCAGGAGCGCGTTCACCAAAGCGGAATAGCCGCCTATCGCCAGATAATCATCGATACTTTTAGGATCAATCTTGTTATTGTCGCCGATAAGAAGCGGCAACTGGTTTTTGTAAAAGGGTATTTCCTGCTGATGCACTATTTTTTCGCCGGTATGGGGGTCAGTATAGAGCAGCCGGTCAATGACTTTCTTCCCAACTACAGTCTGAGAAATAATCTCCGGGGCATCTTCCGGAGTTACACCCAGATAGCAGATCCCCTCGGGATAAATAATAACGATAGGTCCTTTTTCCCCAAATTCAGGGCAGCCAGTTTTTTTGACATCAACCTTGTTTTGTAAATCCTGTTTTTTAATTTCTTTTTCAAGGGCGCTGATAACGCTATCGTTACCGAGGCCGATGCAGCCGGTTCCGTCATATATCGCAAGAAAAGGCTTATCGGGATTTCTTTTCGATAAGACGCCTTTCCTGATTTCTTCCAATTCGGCAGGTGAATTTATCCTCGGCATAATCTTCCTCTAATCGTAGTTTTTCAATATATCTTTTGCCTTGTCGGGGGTCATATTGCTGTAATAATTTCCATCCACTATCATTACCGGACCGGGCGCACCGTAGCCGAGGCAGTTAACTGTCTCCAGACTGAACTTCAGCTCTGTATCCGTTTCCCCCGGTTTAATGCCAAGCATTTCCTCAACTGCAGCGAGGATGCGCGGCGCACCCTGCACATAACAGGCAGTGCCCATGCAAATTTGAACTTCATGACGTCCCTTGGGCATTAAACTAAAGGCCTTATAAAAGCTTGCTATATGCTGTAGTTTGCTTAACGGCAAAGGAGTTTGCAATTCCTTATTGACCTTCTCCAGCACTTCCTTGGAAAGCCAATGATGTTCTTTCTGAATATCCAGTAATATTTGGATCAGTGAGCCGGCATCACCCTGATATTTATTAACAATCTGATCGATTTTATCGTCATCCATAACTACTGTTTTCACCTTCTTCCTTCCCATAATCCCTATGCATACTCCTTCACTTTAAGACGGGAGAAAAGCGCTTCCGGCTTTCATCGAACCGGACTAAGCCCTGTCTTGCCGAAACCTTCAGGTGTCTGGATACGTCAGAGGGGTTTATGCCTAAAGTACTGGATATTTCTGCTGCGGAAAGGGGACTTTTTCGCAGCAAAAACATAATTTGGGCGATTGCCAATTTCTCTGCAACTAACTCCCGAAACATCATCTCGACATCGTCGCTGGCGAAATACTCATCATATTCTTCAACTGTTTCAAAATGAACCCTCAGCCGTTCCCTTTCGACCAGCTTGAGTTGGGGAACCAAATTTTTCCCTGTTTCCAGTTTGAAATTCAATTCATCCCTGTCCATCCCCTCGCTCGCGCCGATTGGGCCTAACTCCTTGAGTTTATGCGTAAAGTCAGTTACTACTTCGGCAAAACGGATCCCCTCAGAGGCAGAGACCCACTCGATCCTTAGCCTTTCAGGGTTAATCCCCAGCAGTTTCAGCAATTTTCTTAGTATATGCATCATGCTCAAGGCATGGTAATTCCCCTCCACGCCATAATGGCATTCACCAAGCCAGCAACCGCCGATAAAAACCCCATCTGCCCCGTTGGCGAAGGCCTGAAGGATAAATTCCGGATCGACTCTGCCGGAGCACATCAGTCTTATCACTCTTATGTTAGATGGATATTGATACCGCGCAACCCCCGCAAGGTCTGCCCCGGCGTAGCAGCACCAATTGCATAAAAATCCCAAAATATTCGGTTCAAACTTGTGCCCAATAGCCATTCTTAACTCCATTCCTTGGCAGTAATCCCTGTTTTTCCCATTATTGCACTTCTACAGGAGCTGGGAATGCCACGTTAATCTGGGAAAGTATCTCTTTATTGGTATAGTGTTTCAGGGAGATAGCGCCTACCGGACACTTTGAGTTGCAAAGCCCGCATCCTTTGCAGAGGATGGAGTTGACCCGCACCCTGCTGCCCTGCGGCGTCTCATGAAACTCTATAGCGCCGTCCGTACAGGCAGAAAGACACGCCCCGCAGGCAATGCACTCGTTCTCATTCACCTCGCAAACAGCGCCCGAGGCGATAAGCGTATCCCGCGCGAGAATAGTTACCGCCCGGCTGGCAGCCCCATAAGCCTGGCTGATCGTCTCGGATATGTGCTTGGGATAATGGGCCATCCCGCACAGAAAAACGCCGCTCGTAGAAAAATCAACCGGCCTTAATTTTACATGGGCTTCCTGGAAGAAGCCGTCCTGGTTCAAAGGCACCTTGAAGAATTGTGATATTTCTTCACTCGTCGCCGCCGGAATGACGGCAGCGGCCAAAGCAAGCAAATCAGCATCAAGAGCCAGCTTCTTTCCCAAAACCGGATCGGTGACGGTAACCCGGAGGATTTTCCGGCCCTCCTCCTCGGCGGCCTCCACAACCGGTTTGTCATTGGCCTCATAGCGGACGAACTTTATCTCCTGATTGGCCGCTTCCCGGTAATAATCCTCACTGAACCCGTAGGTTCGCATATCCCGAAAGAGAATATAGACATCCATCTGGGGGTTTATCTCTTTTAACTTCAGGGCATTCTTGACAGCCTGGCTGCAACAGACCCGGCTGCAGTAATTGCGATCTGCCTGTCGGCAACCGACGCACTGAATCATCACCAGGCTCTGAGCGTTCATCAGCCTTTCTTCCTTTTTGACGATTTTCTCCTCTAATTCCAGCAGGGTCAATACCCTGTCGTCTTTGCCATAGAGGTACTCGGCAGGCTTATATTCTTCGGCGCCTATAGCAATAATGGATACCCCATGATGTAGCTCCTTGACGCTTCCCCCGGATTTTACCCTGGTTGTAAAATTCCCCACGAACCCGGAAACTTCCATGATGGCGGCGCCCTTGGATACATGAATGAGGGGGTGCTGATAAACCTTGCGGATCGTGTCACGCAAATATTCTTGAACATCCAAACCTTCCAGGGTGTATGCAAGTCTGCGCGCCACCCCTCCCAGTTCCTTGTCTTTTTCCAGCAGATAAACCTCAAATCCCTGATTGGCCAAGGCGAGCGCACTGGTCATGCCGGCGATGCCCCCTCCGACCACCAAAGCCCTTTTGTCAACCGGCAGCTCAAATTCCTGGAGCGGCTGCAAAAGCGAAGCCCGCGATACCGACATCCGGATTAAATCCTTTGCCTTTTTGGTGGCAGATTCCTGCTCGCGGGAGTGCACCCAGGCGCAATGCTCCCGAATATTGGCAAATTCAAAGAAATAGGGATTAATCCCCCCTTCACGAACCGTATCCCGGAAGAGCGGCTCATGGGTGCGGGGGGTGCAGGCGGCGACAACCACGCGATTGAGTCCTTTTTCCCGGATTGTATCCGAGATCTGCCGGGCATTGTCAGTAGAGCACGCAAAGAGGCTTTCCTGAGCATGAACAACGTTTTTCAGGGTCGAAGCATATTCCGCCACAGAGGGAACATCCACAACTCTTCCGATATTGGTCCCGCAGCGGCACACAAAGACGCCTACCCGCGCCTCCTCATCCGAGACATCCTTTTCCACGGGATACATTCTTGCTCTGGCCAGGTCCCCCCGCTGAAAGGCAAGAATTTGACCGCAAAGGGACGCAGCCCCGCTGGCCCCCATAACCGATTCGGGGATATCCATCGGCCCCTGAAAGGCGCCGCTTACAAAAATCCCCGGACGAGTGGTCTCCATCGGGTTAACAGGGTTGGTTTTACAGAATCCCTGGGCATTAAGCTCTATGCCGAATTTATTTGCAAATTCCACGGCGCCGGCAGGAGGCGTTAATCCTACGGATAATACCACCAGATCGAATTCCTCCTCCTTTACCCCATCTTCGAGAGTCGAGTACCGGATCGTTACATTCTTGCTGTCCGGGATTTCTTTTCCTATCGATACATAGCTTCTGATAAATCGCACCCCGGGAAGCCCTTCCGCCCGTTGGTAAAATCGCTCGAAATCCTTGCCATAGGCCCTGATGTCGTTATGAAATACCGTACACTCGACTGCCGGGTCATGGTCTTTTGTTAAAATTACCTGTTTCTGGGTATATGTGCAGCAGACAGCGGAACAATAGCTGTGTCCGCCCGGGACAACCTGTCGGGAGCCGACACACTGAATCCAGGCCAGCTTGTGGGGATACTTCCTGTCCGAAGGACGCAGAACCTCGCCTGCGAACGGCCCGGTGGAAGACAGCAGCCTCTCAAAATCAAGGCTGGTTATTACATTCTGCATCTGACCGTAGCCGTAGTCGCCCCGTGGCTTGGGATCAAATATCTCATAACCCGGCGCCAGAACTATTGCCCCAACGCTTATTTCCAGCTCCTCCGGCTTTTGTGTAAAATCTATGGCGCCGTTCTTACATATTCCCAGGCAAATGCTGCATTTTTCGTCGTTCAGGTAAAGGCAGGCTTCCGGGTCAATGTAAGAGATAAGCGGCACTGCCTGAGAAAAATGGATGTGGATTGCTTTGCTCAACGATAATTTTTGGTTATATGGATCAGGGACCTTCACCGGACAGTACTCTGAACAGGCCGTGCAGCCCGTGCATTTGTCCACATCAACGTACCGGGGCTTTTTAATCAGGGTGGCCTTGAAGTCCCCTGCTACGCCTTTGACTTTGTCAACTTCCGTGTAGGTCAGGATCTCTATATTGGGATGTCTGTCGCATTCGATAAACTTTGGCGATTCAATGCACATGGAACAGTCATTCGTGGGGAACGTCTTATCAAACTGGGACATCTTGCCGCCAATTGTCGTTGATTTCTCAACCAGATAAACCTTGAACCCCATATCCGCAAGGTCGAGGGCAGCCTGAATGCCGCTGATCCCTGCGCCGACGACCATCACATCGCCCCAATTGCTTTCTGTGAGACTTTTGCAAGGCTGTCCCGCCACTGCTTCTTTTCCCATTTTTATCTGTCCTTATCAGGTTGCTTCGGTTACCTAAATCAGCTCCTGGATGATTTCCGTAATATCTTTAATCGCCAGCGCTTCGCTATCCTGCATGTTCAAGCGGCTGTCCTCGAAATTGGTGATGCAGTAAGGACAGGCCGTTACCAGCTCCTCGGCCCCTGCCTCCACCGCCTGCGCCAACCGCAGATCGGAGAACCGCTCGCTCTTGGGCGTCTCCATCCAGATCCGCCCTCCGCCCCCGCCGCAGCACAGACTGTCCTGCCGGTAATCGGCCATCTCCAAAAGCTCCAGTCCGTCTATCTTCTTCAAAACCTCCCGCGGCTCGTCGTATATCCCGTTGTGCCGTCCCAGGTAACAGGGATCATGCCAGGCAACCTTCTTTTCGTAACCCTTCGCAAGCTTCAGCCGGCCTGAATTGATCAGCTCAAACAGGTACTGGGTGCTGTGAACCAGCTCAAAGTGCACCATGAATTCGGGATATTCGTTCTTGAAGGTGTGGTAGCAGTGAGGCGAGGAAACCAGAATCTTCTTCACCCCGTTTTCGATAAAAGTCTTGATGTTGGCCCGGGCCAGACGTTTGAATAACTCCTCATCCCCCGCCTTGCGGATGCTCTCCCCGCAGCAGCCTGCCTGCGCACCCAGAATCCCGAAATCAACCCCTGCCTTGTTGAGGATATTAACCGTCGCGACCGCAACCTTTTTCATCCGGGGGTCATAGCTGGGATAGCAGCCGGGAAAATAAAGCAGCTCCATCCCCTCGGCAAACGTCTTTACAGACAGACCTTTTGCCCAGTCCCCCCGCTTCTCCCGCTTTTCATTCAACGGATTGCCCTCGGCCATCAGGCTGGAGCTGATGCCGCGGAGCGGGCGGACGGAAGTGGGGAACACCCCGTATTCCGTGGCAACCCGGCGCAGGGAAACCCCCAGCTCGATGATCTTGACGCCGCGGGGACAACGCTGCGGGCAGCGGCCGCAGGTGGTGCAGCGCCACATATCGTCGCTTTCGATCTCCGTCAAACCGAAGGTGGCCTGGCGGATGAGCTTGCGCATGCTGAACTTGATCACCCGGTTCCACGGACAGACAGAGTCGCACATCCCGCATTGATAGCAGAACTTGAAAACCTCTCCGCCGTTTTCCTTGATGACGTCTATTATCTCCCTGTAAGGAGCTACTGTCTCCATTGCGTTCCTCTATGCTCTTGTTTCGCCTTAATAATTTCAGCCCTTCTGGGACATGGACATCCGGGCAACGGCATCGGTTACCTTCTGCGAGCCATATTTGTTTACCAAGGACTCCAAGCCTATTTTCAAATCTTCCGGCTTTGCCTCTTTTTCCTTCCCCTCTTCCTCAAACGTTTCTTCATAAGTCAGGGCGCCGAAAGTGCAAGCCTGCACGCACATCGGCTCCGACAGGGGCGGTTCGTCTTCACACATATCGCATTTTAGAGGAAGACCTGAATCGGGTTCCTTAAAGTGATCCCTGGAGGGGCAGGAAGCGCCGCAGAAGCTGCACTGGCTGTATTCTTTTTTATCGATAATATAAGATTGTCTGCCGCTGCATTCGGCTGGCGTATAATTAGTGGCGCGCACCGGAACGTACAAATCAGTCCGTTCATAAATGAAAACCCGAATCCGGGCCCTCGCCGGATTAATGCTGCTATATCTTGGCGAAGCGTGGAATGCGGCGCAGGAAAGCTCACAAGCCCGGCAGCCAGTGCACTTATCAACATTAACTTTTATTTCTTTAACTGTTTTCTTTTTTACCCCACCATTCACGGTTAGCACCCCCATAGACTTTATTGATGAACATGAAGCTACGCTTTTTTCTCTTTTCCGGCCGAAGCAGCTTCGTTATCCTTCAGGATTCCCTTCTGGAGGAAGTCTTCGCTGACGTAGTCCAAGCCCAGTTTGTCCAACGTCTCTTTGGTAGGAATACCGTCTTTATTCCATCCCTTGAATTCATAATAATCGTCAAGCAGCTTTTGCTCATAATCATGGTCTCTGATTGCCCAATGGTCTTCAGGAGGCTTTTCATCAATTCTTCTCATGCCCCTTCGGACATTTAGGGCTCTGACCAGGGTCCGGTTCCTTTGAAACACTTCCCACAGCAGGGTTTCATCCATCTTTATCCCTGTCGCAAACGATATTAAAGGCGGCATATTATGGATATGGTAAGCCGACCTTCCGCCAAACTGACCGCCTCGGAATGATGAAAGAAATCCGCAGATCCCGGTGGCATCATCCAGGTAATGCATCGCCTCGTTCCAATCGCAAATGGCGCAAGACGCCTCATTGGAGATGGTGTCGCGCTTTTCCCATTCCATAAAATATTTTTTAAACTTTTCATCAGGCACCGAAACCCACCCATTTACAAACTCTTTTCTCTGCTCTATGGTGGGAAGGGGATCCTGGGGGAAGGAGCCTTCAATCTGGGTAATCGCCATCTTCTCACCCGTGGCCAACATGAGAAAATAAACGGGATTCAGCCTTCCCAGCTTGATAGGCAACTGCTCAAATCTTTTGATGGTGTTATGATCATACGCCTCGGCGCCGTTGCCGATCTGACGCGCCGCCAAAGAAACGCCATTGGCTAAGATATCCCCGATCCCTTCCCGGTGAACAATTTTTTCCAGCAGATAGAAGAATCGTTCCCTGACGTTTACCGGCATTCCCGGAAAATCATGGTCTTTCAAAATGCCGGCTTCGTACAGCTCAAGGGCAAAGGCGATAACCTGCGGCGTTGAGTATGAGTCCAAACCGTACTCCTGAGAAATGCCGAGTATCTCATAACTGAAGTCCAACTCTTGAAAGGCCGCCATATGATAGGTGTCTTTCCCGTAGCATTTATAGGAGAATGTTGGTTTTCCCGGAAAGGAGATCACATTGTGGCAGACCTTGGGGCAGTTATAGCAGCTTGTCTGCCGGTTCATATACTTATATTTGAGATTGCGCCATCTCTCTTCGAGTTCCTTGCTCCAGAAATCCCTTCTTCGCACCCGCGCATTGCCCCAGGAAAAATTGTTGTGGTGAAAACTGTCATCCTCATCAGTCGCCATCCAGTCTCCGACATACGGGTTTTCAGCAATTGACTTCCTTAGGTTTTGGCACATCTCAAAAAGCTCTGTCGGCCTTGCGATATTCAGGTCCTTCGT
This DNA window, taken from Syntrophales bacterium, encodes the following:
- a CDS encoding molybdopterin-dependent oxidoreductase, whose amino-acid sequence is MAQTVEVLTDCSLCYHSCGCKVTVEDGKAVKVEGLESHPLNHGQLCPKGLGTLDNVYSPARIKHPLKKVGGVFQEISWDQALDEIAAKLKGLKEQFGAQVLGVFSGSIGVENLEMASLVQLFKAAFGSPNFFSVESVCYRMRIRTRQITFGKYPTEELDSKLYIIWGHNPEQSDFPLELALEENLAKGAKLVVIDPRRIKLADRADMYMQIRPGTDGAMALAMMNVIINEKLYDQDFIDKYTMGFDKLVPHVQQYTPEWAEKITWVKAEDIRKLARMFAGTKGASIFQGTCTQDQTANGTQNSRAFAILQIITGNINVPGAWTISPRIAFGNAGIRVDGDPIGSHKYPLFFEVWGRKSPYGVVTLVPESIPDKLKAFIVVGGNPLVSMPDTNAFTEAFRKLDLLVVHDLFMTDTAREAHYVLPACSHLEKWGVAYTYNVCHCLPFLMLRKKCIEPYYDSWSEWKLLTELARRLGLDEFFPWKTEEELVAFELSKTGLSFDYLLHEKPEGDYYQQKEYGFKSDQFSTPSKKIEIYSEALEKVGFDPLPTYLEPLRSPVNSSPASLKKYPLILSTGLRSLYYTHSQHRGISELHEKNPEPFFEMGPLTAAQYGVMDGDGVEVETNRGKVTMKAHVDERVAEGMVIVPHGWTGKANVNLLTDVKCLEPIMGYPDMKSLMCSIRKI
- a CDS encoding 2Fe-2S iron-sulfur cluster-binding protein, with the protein product MGAVTLKIDDKEVKAKEGMTVLEAALSAGIAIPTLCHHEKLKPYTACRICTVEIEKKGRINLDTACSCPVEDNLVVRTKSENVINIRRTILELMLAHAPDAPVLQALTTEYGADKNRFGKEPSFCILCGLCVRYCAEIKKKNAVTFVDRGTTREIVFVPEIASKECDSCKECFSLCPTSALQSAFVLAEAFAFPQISQASAADK
- a CDS encoding NADH-quinone oxidoreductase subunit F, which gives rise to MPRINSPAELEEIRKGVLSKRNPDKPFLAIYDGTGCIGLGNDSVISALEKEIKKQDLQNKVDVKKTGCPEFGEKGPIVIIYPEGICYLGVTPEDAPEIISQTVVGKKVIDRLLYTDPHTGEKIVHQQEIPFYKNQLPLLIGDNNKIDPKSIDDYLAIGGYSALVNALLNMSPEQVIAEIKQSNLRGRSGGGFPAGIKWEACRNAEAETKYIICNCHEGDPGAFVDRRMMEGNPHSILEGMIIGAYAIGANEGYVFVGDEFPLTVENTQTAIKQAEEYGLLGKNILGCGFDLNIRISIDGGGYVCGESTALMASMEGRVGEPITKYDHATERGLWASPTDLNNLQTWANVPLIINRGADWYGKIGTSRSKGTRVFSLAGMINNSGLVEVPMGTTFRKIVFDIGGGIPGDKKFKAVQVGGPLGGFVPESMLDLPVDFEELTKVGLTMGPGLIVTAENTCIVDMVKYFLKFLSNESCGKCTPCREGLRQMIKILNNITEGKGKKGDIALLEMIAAAQQGAALCALGKGAANPLLSSLKYFRDEYEAHIEQKRCPALVCKELISSTPS
- a CDS encoding NAD(P)H-dependent oxidoreductase subunit E gives rise to the protein MKTVVMDDDKIDQIVNKYQGDAGSLIQILLDIQKEHHWLSKEVLEKVNKELQTPLPLSKLQHIASFYKAFSLMPKGRHEVQICMGTACYVQGAPRILAAVEEMLGIKPGETDTELKFSLETVNCLGYGAPGPVMIVDGNYYSNMTPDKAKDILKNYD
- a CDS encoding helix-turn-helix domain-containing protein — its product is MFLLRKSPLSAAEISSTLGINPSDVSRHLKVSARQGLVRFDESRKRFSPVLK
- a CDS encoding FAD-dependent oxidoreductase, which translates into the protein MGKEAVAGQPCKSLTESNWGDVMVVGAGISGIQAALDLADMGFKVYLVEKSTTIGGKMSQFDKTFPTNDCSMCIESPKFIECDRHPNIEILTYTEVDKVKGVAGDFKATLIKKPRYVDVDKCTGCTACSEYCPVKVPDPYNQKLSLSKAIHIHFSQAVPLISYIDPEACLYLNDEKCSICLGICKNGAIDFTQKPEELEISVGAIVLAPGYEIFDPKPRGDYGYGQMQNVITSLDFERLLSSTGPFAGEVLRPSDRKYPHKLAWIQCVGSRQVVPGGHSYCSAVCCTYTQKQVILTKDHDPAVECTVFHNDIRAYGKDFERFYQRAEGLPGVRFIRSYVSIGKEIPDSKNVTIRYSTLEDGVKEEEFDLVVLSVGLTPPAGAVEFANKFGIELNAQGFCKTNPVNPMETTRPGIFVSGAFQGPMDIPESVMGASGAASLCGQILAFQRGDLARARMYPVEKDVSDEEARVGVFVCRCGTNIGRVVDVPSVAEYASTLKNVVHAQESLFACSTDNARQISDTIREKGLNRVVVAACTPRTHEPLFRDTVREGGINPYFFEFANIREHCAWVHSREQESATKKAKDLIRMSVSRASLLQPLQEFELPVDKRALVVGGGIAGMTSALALANQGFEVYLLEKDKELGGVARRLAYTLEGLDVQEYLRDTIRKVYQHPLIHVSKGAAIMEVSGFVGNFTTRVKSGGSVKELHHGVSIIAIGAEEYKPAEYLYGKDDRVLTLLELEEKIVKKEERLMNAQSLVMIQCVGCRQADRNYCSRVCCSQAVKNALKLKEINPQMDVYILFRDMRTYGFSEDYYREAANQEIKFVRYEANDKPVVEAAEEEGRKILRVTVTDPVLGKKLALDADLLALAAAVIPAATSEEISQFFKVPLNQDGFFQEAHVKLRPVDFSTSGVFLCGMAHYPKHISETISQAYGAASRAVTILARDTLIASGAVCEVNENECIACGACLSACTDGAIEFHETPQGSRVRVNSILCKGCGLCNSKCPVGAISLKHYTNKEILSQINVAFPAPVEVQ
- a CDS encoding (Fe-S)-binding protein, with the translated sequence METVAPYREIIDVIKENGGEVFKFCYQCGMCDSVCPWNRVIKFSMRKLIRQATFGLTEIESDDMWRCTTCGRCPQRCPRGVKIIELGVSLRRVATEYGVFPTSVRPLRGISSSLMAEGNPLNEKREKRGDWAKGLSVKTFAEGMELLYFPGCYPSYDPRMKKVAVATVNILNKAGVDFGILGAQAGCCGESIRKAGDEELFKRLARANIKTFIENGVKKILVSSPHCYHTFKNEYPEFMVHFELVHSTQYLFELINSGRLKLAKGYEKKVAWHDPCYLGRHNGIYDEPREVLKKIDGLELLEMADYRQDSLCCGGGGGRIWMETPKSERFSDLRLAQAVEAGAEELVTACPYCITNFEDSRLNMQDSEALAIKDITEIIQELI
- a CDS encoding (4Fe-4S)-binding protein, which codes for MNGGVKKKTVKEIKVNVDKCTGCRACELSCAAFHASPRYSSINPARARIRVFIYERTDLYVPVRATNYTPAECSGRQSYIIDKKEYSQCSFCGASCPSRDHFKEPDSGLPLKCDMCEDEPPLSEPMCVQACTFGALTYEETFEEEGKEKEAKPEDLKIGLESLVNKYGSQKVTDAVARMSMSQKG
- a CDS encoding aldehyde dehydrogenase, whose translation is MRYGETGFNLEIDLSQGSIDRVETDPKLTELFLGGQGTADKILWDRVPAEVEPFSPENVLIFSSGLLVGTPVPGANRTIVNTFSSQTNLHAHSLLGGYFGAELKHAGYDKIVISGRSSELVYLWINNDKVEIRDASHLRGMGCQETAEQIKRDLKSEKIQVAAIGPAGENRVNMASIDHSHSSAARGVGSIMGDKRLKAIAIRGTKDLNIARPTELFEMCQNLRKSIAENPYVGDWMATDEDDSFHHNNFSWGNARVRRRDFWSKELEERWRNLKYKYMNRQTSCYNCPKVCHNVISFPGKPTFSYKCYGKDTYHMAAFQELDFSYEILGISQEYGLDSYSTPQVIAFALELYEAGILKDHDFPGMPVNVRERFFYLLEKIVHREGIGDILANGVSLAARQIGNGAEAYDHNTIKRFEQLPIKLGRLNPVYFLMLATGEKMAITQIEGSFPQDPLPTIEQRKEFVNGWVSVPDEKFKKYFMEWEKRDTISNEASCAICDWNEAMHYLDDATGICGFLSSFRGGQFGGRSAYHIHNMPPLISFATGIKMDETLLWEVFQRNRTLVRALNVRRGMRRIDEKPPEDHWAIRDHDYEQKLLDDYYEFKGWNKDGIPTKETLDKLGLDYVSEDFLQKGILKDNEAASAGKEKKA